CTTTACACGCCCAACAATTGCTGTTCGTTGCTTTCCGTTTTGATCAACCACAATGACCTCTTTACCTGTCACTAGCTCTGAAAGGTAGCAAGTTTTTCCTCCTGGAATAGCAACATAGGCGTGTACCGGACCCTGTACATTTACAAGAGGTACTTATTTAGTAGAACTGCATTAACACAACAATGATTTTCGGAAATGGCTCTATAAAAGTCCAACACTCTCTTTCTTAAGGCATGATAGAATTTAATTACTCTCTTAATTGAGTTATCATTTCTCTAGTCctgtaaatgaaaagaaaaaaaatcaaactttcatAAGAGAGCACTTTCTAGAAAATACCTAGCTAAAAGTGCCTTATTTACCAGGTTCTTACAATAatcatatttgtaaaaatatcagcTCTGGCAACCCCAAGTTCAAAACTCACCGCATTGACCCGAAAAGGCCTGCTAGCAATGTAATTTGACTCTAAACATTCCGAGTGAACAAGGAATAGCCCTCTAGCAAAGGATCCAACCTATGAAAAAATACTTGCAGAGAATGATAACCTCATGGAGAAAGAACAGGAGCTTAATAGTAAATAAAAGAACCATGGAGATATAATCATGTAGATGAGAAGCTAGGAGCAAACCAGAAGTCCTTCACCAGGCCTCATGAGGCTACAGAGATCTACACACACTCGATCACCCATTCCGGAAATATGAATTTGAGTTATAGTGGCTTTGGTCAAGCTCAAGATGTTGTTATCCTCATTCCTTCTGTCAAAATAATCCTGATAATATCAAACAAAGTAAGGAGCAATGCTTCAGTAGTCAAGAAGCCCTGTCATAGAAGAAGGAAATCACTTTTAGCTCAAGAACAGCTGTTGCATCCTCAACTTTTAAAACAACTCCCCCCAAACCTTGCTCCAAGGCCTACAAACAACAAAATATGGAAATATAACAAATATCAGGATTCATTTGGACTGGTAAGTTCAATTGCATTAATTAACAGAAGCTCCACCCTCGTAATATTTCAGTGGTTCTCATTTTAGAATGCTTGAAAGATACCTCAAGAAAAATTTGTGCTTCAGAAGGAGATTTTGAGATGGCAAAGACTGTTATATGACTGCCTTGGAATGCTGCAACAATATTCTCTGCAGGTATCACCTAAGAAATGGACAACCAGGGACCAACTAAGAATCAGgatcttaaaaaataacaaaggtACAagctaaaaaaaagttataatttcAAAGACAAGCCAACTTTTTTGTTTCAGAAACAGGTAATGTTTCCACGCAGAAAGAAAATGATAGGCAAGAGCAGTTGATGAGGTGGGAAAGGAAAAAAGCAGAACACAGATTAAGTAACTGGTCTACATGACCTTGCCCATATTGTATCTAGTTTGTATCTTTCATATGGTTATCCCATTCCAAAGAAAGGAGAAGTGTTGCATTAGGTAGATGCTAGCACAAAAATTGGGGTTGTAAAGTCATAACATGAACCGAAATGGTTATAAAACATTCATGAAACAGACCCAAAATTGATGAGGTTTAAGGCTCCCTTAAGCTAATCAAGTTATCCATCAAAACATTTATGAAATACAAATGAGAGTTGAAAATGTACATAAATATTAGCACTCCACCACCTTAGGGCAgatcagaagaaaaaaaatgaaacctaGAAAATGTCCCACCAGTCCacataaataaaggaaataaatcaTCCTCTAATATTATTCTTAGGCTTGTTCTGAAGCAAGCTTAGAGGTACCAGATCAGAGGTTATTGATGAATTTCCTTGAGATTTGATTTCTAATGAGTGGACAACAATCGGCATACCTGCCAATCCAGTAAATTGATGATAACGTTGTCTGCCTGCTTATCTTCAGGCTGGAGCAGCTGTAGTTGTTGCGGAGAAGTAACATCATAAACTGTCGCAACTCCTCTTCCTTCACTGTCAAAAAGTTTTCCCTCTTTAATGAAGAGCGGATGTATCAATGCAATTGCTGTTCAATTCTCGACCAAAACATCAGAATTAGAAGCTTGTACACTATAGTCTGGAAGCAATCACACCTAAACACATATATGCACCAAGTCACCTAAATCTACAAATGGGCATTGGCTGTATTTAAACATTGACATGCTTTATTCTATTGAAAAGGTAATGGATTACTCTTACAAAGCAAATTCCTAAATTTCAAATTGGTGGGACAAAATCTTATGTGCTTCACTTCAGGGCAAACAACAATTCCACTCAACCGAAAGCAAAGCCTCAACCCAACTACTCGGGCCTAACCTTTTTTAGCCATTAACTCTTCCAAAGAACACATAGGCATAAAACCAAACAATGAACATGCAATCCACGAACGAGGATAACGAGGCTTAACCCACTTACAGGACCATTCAGTGGCGAGTTCTCGATGGTCAGGCGGGAAAATGAAAGTGTTCCATCCCCTCTCGACGGCTGCAGTCATGACTTGCTTGCTCTCCGTCCATATCCACACCACCTTGTGTTGGCGGTACCCCGCCGATGTAACcgaagaagaatgagaagaacACATTGTGACCCGAGAACTGAACTGCAATTGAGCTCTCTTGCCACTATTATTACTGCTATTAGTAATGGAATGGACTTCCCATGAAATCAATCTGCAACTCTTGGACTTGACTAAGAGCATTGAAGATTAATTAGGATACGGAAATAACAAATCtgaacaagggaaaaaaaaaccggTATGAATGAGAATTATGGGGAATTGGGAAgcaggaaaagagaaaagaacctGGTTTTGGGGTGAATAAGGACAGTTGTGATGTGGGGATTCCAGCCAAGGAAGGATAGTACGCCACACTCATCTCTTGGTTTCTGTAGATTTCATGTGTCCATCCTCTGGTTACTCAAATTAACTCTAACGCCGAGTGGTGATGTGAATAGGGTGTgcagaaaatgtgaaaatttttaattaaaaagaaaaagaaaaagaaattaaaaagcgATTAAGGGCAAAAACAAATGCTAGGAAAAATGTTATtggaattgtgaaaaaaaaaaaaaacaccatagATATGAAACTGAAATAATGCATCGTTAAGTATCAGCTGCCATGTCTTATATTGAAATCTGATTATGAATATTAAAACTTCGGTATGATAGTCGTTTAATTTAATctgattatcaattttttgagGTTTTAATGCTGAAGTCAGGCTTGGGTCAAGTCATATGCTAGGCTTGAACTTAAAAAATCAACCCAAGTTTAGACAGATCGAGGTTAAGAGTTcatttggtaataattttaagaaatgtttttaatttaaaaaacatttttgaaaaaaaaaattaggcatttgatagtttttacaaaacacttcgaaaaatatgaaaaattatttatgatgttaaaaaatcacttatagtgtttCTTAAAGAAACGCTTTATAGATTCTCTTTCTTAAAGAAACGCTTTATAgattctcctaaaaatatttttagaaaaaacactttcattaaaaatagtttGAGTAAATATGCTATCAAAACGCACTTTAAATAAAGGTCAAACCAAGCTTTGGGCCAAAATATTTCAACAGACTTTGAGTGGTCGGGCCAAATTTTTACATCCTTAAGTGAACCCTTAATGATATGCACcataatatttcaataaaacaaaCAGTAATAATTTCATACATGTATTCATagttaatcaaaattatttaatttaaatagtaTCACATTTTACGAATATGCTactattatgaaaataatttaaataaatataagtctAATTTTACATGAAGTCAAGGACATCTTATGGATACATGTATCTCATCTtgacaaaattatttatgaaaataatttaaataaatataatatctaaTTTGATATAAAGTCAAGGACATTTTATTGATAACACGTATCTCATCttaacaaaattatcaacataAATATCCATACTTTTCTAATTTTctacaatagaaaaataaaaattttagagttttaataatactttatttttttcaatcattagatattttcaaaattaacattgatagcatgatagaaaagaaaatgtaaaacatTATTGTAATTTCTTAATGTTGCATCACATATATGTATGTAAATTGGTGTTTGGTATCATCCTAGTATTTCTTCACTCCCACTAATATTTTTAAGTGCTCTTCTTATacataatcaaataattttatatgctATGAGCAAAATAGATAagatagtattttaaaatagagTAAGAATGCATTTgagagtaattttaaaaagtatttttaatatttctagtatttgaaagatataaattttcaagtgttagaaagttTAGAgacgcttcctaaaatcactacacCACGTAGATATAATCATATTGCTATTATTCAATTCACGTTTTCCCCATTTTTATTGTACAGTTGTGTTTGGCAACAAAGATTACAAATTAGATTCATTAGAATGTGAAATGTTAGAAttgttaaaaggaaaagaaaagttagAAGGATTTTTGTCCAATAAAATGATGattattattactataattGTTTATAAATTGTTAAGCTCCTTTTAGATAGGAGaaattatgaatgaaaaaaataaaatacgaTGTCAAATTTTGGTAttaatttaaaggaaaaataaggtAATGTTAGGATTAATAATCTCATTCAAAGTTTACAAAGCATTATATACCAATTTGATGCAATTCTTTTGATCACATAATGCTATTATcactttgaaaaaataaatagaaaaattgtatttgagTAATTAATGGGAAATAAAGGATACATAGACTACAAATTTCTTATTactaaaatgacaaaaaaaaaaaaaaaaaaaaaatcttccttcCAATTACATATAAACTCACATGGCAtttaaatttcttcatttttcaattgCAAAAGTGATATTGCACCAACGGGTTGTGGAAATGACTTGCTAGCGCTAAGTCTCCAAGACACTTGTTGCATAGATGGACGAAATCGTGGATTACAATGGAGACATTTGAGCGCCAATGATACTACAAGAGTTACATCATTAGCAACTTGTGGACCTTTAGGAGATGAAAGACGGGAGTCTAATACATCCTTTAATGTTATGTTTTGAGTTGATGAAGATGATAATGAGGTGACAAGATCTCCCGGATGCTTTCCCATTATTGTTTCCAATGCTACCATCCCAAAGCTATAAACGTCGCATTTTTCAGTCACAACCATAGTATAGGCAAGCTCTacaatatatatgtaaaaaaatgaatatttttgttataagaaaaaaatcttaatacaCACTTATCAAAAACCAAAGACAAAGAAAGCTTATAACATAAATATTTTGCAATCTCTAgaaaacttttgaaattttatgagGGTGTGACAATTGAAAAGATTAATGTTTTGTAAATTGTTTGTAGGGTAAGCAATGAAACATTAATGAAGGTTATAGTCTAGTTTACCTGGTGCAATATATCCGTACGTGCCCGCAAGAAGGGTTTGATTGGATGAATCAGGATCTAACAATCTTGCAGTGCCAAAATCTGCTACGAAAGCTTCAAGCTTGGAATCTAGAAGAATGTTGTTACTTGATATGTCTCGATGAATGATAGGCAAGGTAGAGTCATGATGCATGTAAGATAACGCATTAGCAATGCCTTTAACAACATTCACCCTCTTTATCCAATCCAATTCCACAACCTCAACTTCATCCCTTAGCATACAATACAAGCTTCCTTTTTCCATATATTTGTAAACTAGAAACATGCATCTGTTATGTAGACAGAAGCCATGAAGTTTCACAATGTTACGGTGTTGTATTCTTGATAGCATTTGAACTTCATTTTCAAAGCTTTTCAAGTAAGTTGGATTCTCTCTTTC
Above is a genomic segment from Vitis riparia cultivar Riparia Gloire de Montpellier isolate 1030 chromosome 14, EGFV_Vit.rip_1.0, whole genome shotgun sequence containing:
- the LOC117930754 gene encoding 3-dehydroquinate synthase homolog isoform X1; amino-acid sequence: MSVAYYPSLAGIPTSQLSLFTPKPVKSKSCRLISWEVHSITNSSNNSGKRAQLQFSSRVTMCSSHSSSVTSAGYRQHKVVWIWTESKQVMTAAVERGWNTFIFPPDHRELATEWSSIALIHPLFIKEGKLFDSEGRGVATVYDVTSPQQLQLLQPEDKQADNVIINLLDWQVIPAENIVAAFQGSHITVFAISKSPSEAQIFLEALEQGLGGVVLKVEDATAVLELKDYFDRRNEDNNILSLTKATITQIHISGMGDRVCVDLCSLMRPGEGLLVGSFARGLFLVHSECLESNYIASRPFRVNAGPVHAYVAIPGGKTCYLSELVTGKEVIVVDQNGKQRTAIVGRVKIETRPLILVEAKGDSDNGTLYSVLLQNAETVALICPSQGSGYQKKAIPVTSLKVGDEVLLRVQGGARHTGIEIQEFIVEK
- the LOC117930754 gene encoding 3-dehydroquinate synthase homolog isoform X3, which translates into the protein MCSSHSSSVTSAGYRQHKVVWIWTESKQVMTAAVERGWNTFIFPPDHRELATEWSSIALIHPLFIKEGKLFDSEGRGVATVYDVTSPQQLQLLQPEDKQADNVIINLLDWQVIPAENIVAAFQGSHITVFAISKSPSEAQIFLEALEQGLGGVVLKVEDATAVLELKDYFDRRNEDNNILSLTKATITQIHISGMGDRVCVDLCSLMRPGEGLLVGSFARGLFLVHSECLESNYIASRPFRVNAGPVHAYVAIPGGKTCYLSELVTGKEVIVVDQNGKQRTAIVGRVKIETRPLILVEAKGDSDNGTLYSVLLQNAETVALICPSQGSGYQKKAIPVTSLKVGDEVLLRVQGGARHTGIEIQEFIVEK
- the LOC117930754 gene encoding 3-dehydroquinate synthase homolog isoform X2; this translates as MSVAYYPSLAGIPTSQLSLFTPKPVKSKSCRLISWEVHSITNSSNNSGKRAQLQFSSRVTMCSSHSSSVTSAGYRQHKVVWIWTESKQVMTAAVERGWNTFIFPPDHRELATEWSSIALIHPLFIKEGKLFDSEGRGVATVYDVTSPQQLQLLQPEDKQADNVIINLLDWQVIPAENIVAAFQGSHITVFAISKSPSEAQIFLEALEQGLGGVVLKDYFDRRNEDNNILSLTKATITQIHISGMGDRVCVDLCSLMRPGEGLLVGSFARGLFLVHSECLESNYIASRPFRVNAGPVHAYVAIPGGKTCYLSELVTGKEVIVVDQNGKQRTAIVGRVKIETRPLILVEAKGDSDNGTLYSVLLQNAETVALICPSQGSGYQKKAIPVTSLKVGDEVLLRVQGGARHTGIEIQEFIVEK